The Dehalobacter sp. genome includes the window ACTTCTTGAAAAGAACTGCCACAAACACTGTTCCTGGATAAGAGCTGTAATTTCCTCTATTTTTTCTTTCATAACTCCTGCACCACACTAGGATCTTTTCCAGCTAAACTCCACATCGGAGAATCCACCACTCTAGGATCTTTTCCAGCTAAACTCCACATCGGAGAATAAATCGCGTTATACATATCTCTCGCCATGTTTAATGCGCCTTCAAAACCCATGTATGGGCCGTTGTGATATGCATGTCCGTTAATGTATGGAATATGCAGTTTTTTTACCAGGTCTCCAACCCTGGGTCCGGTTAAAATCAGGTCCGCATGGATACTCTCCAGTACTTCGAAAAACTCAAGTTCATTTCCATCGTCAATATAGATCGTCCCGACCCGTCCCCTGGCAATAACCTTCTCAAAGTCCTCCTGATGACCGAATTTAGATGACATGGCGACAACTTCCATTCCCAGATCGTCTTCAAGAGCTTTTGTCCAGTGCCACAGCCTCGGTCCGCCAGTCCAGATACATATTTGTTTTCCTTTGAGCCTCTCCTTATACCAGTTAAGTTTCCCTTCGTATTTTGCAACCTCTTCTGCAATTACTTCCTCAGCTTTATCCTCCAGTCCAAAGAAAGCTCCTATCTTTCTCAGCGCTACCTTGATGTATTCAAAACCCCAGGTATCGACATCCATTCTTGGAATATCATATTTTTTCTTAAGTTCGTTGGCTATATAACCGGCAGAACGAGCGCAGTTGACAACATTCAGCTTTGCTCTATGCATGCAGCGCAATTGATCATAGGTTACGTTTCCGGTAAAGTGTGCAATGACCTGTATGCCCATTTTATCAAGATACTTTTGAAGTACGTAGGTGTCTCCCTGAATATTGTAGTCACCGATGACGTTAATTGTATATTCGCTTGTAATTTCAGGTTCAAGCGTTCCGACTTTATCTCTCATCCAGCCGATGTTCAGTTCATGATGTCCTTTTGATTGGCTGACACCAGCGAACCCTGGACATTCGACAACGAATATATCGACATCTCCAAGTTCTTCCTCAACCTCACGACATACTGCTTTGGGGTTGTCCCCTATCAGTGCGGTTGTACAGGTCGTGTAGACAAACATTCTCTTGATTTCTGGAAATTCTTTGAAAGCTTCCTTGATCGTTTTTTTGAGCTGCTTTTCAGCGCCGAAAACAATATGCTTTTCTTTTGTGTCTGAAGA containing:
- the vnfD gene encoding nitrogenase vanadium-iron protein, alpha chain — encoded protein: MPLKLFCCDECIPERKNHVYIKEEGEDTTQFLPLSNIETIPGSLSERGCSYCGAKLVIGGVIKDCIQMIHGPVGCAYDTWHTKRYPSDNDNFQLKYIWSSDTKEKHIVFGAEKQLKKTIKEAFKEFPEIKRMFVYTTCTTALIGDNPKAVCREVEEELGDVDIFVVECPGFAGVSQSKGHHELNIGWMRDKVGTLEPEITSEYTINVIGDYNIQGDTYVLQKYLDKMGIQVIAHFTGNVTYDQLRCMHRAKLNVVNCARSAGYIANELKKKYDIPRMDVDTWGFEYIKVALRKIGAFFGLEDKAEEVIAEEVAKYEGKLNWYKERLKGKQICIWTGGPRLWHWTKALEDDLGMEVVAMSSKFGHQEDFEKVIARGRVGTIYIDDGNELEFFEVLESIHADLILTGPRVGDLVKKLHIPYINGHAYHNGPYMGFEGALNMARDMYNAIYSPMWSLAGKDPRVVDSPMWSLAGKDPSVVQEL